The Syntrophobotulus glycolicus DSM 8271 DNA window TTGTTATAGCTGTCAATATCCCTGACCCCATTGGCGGCAAAAAGCTCATATCTGTTTTCCATCTCCGAGACAATATGTTTGAGAGCGGCGGTTGCCTTTTTCGGATCCGTAACCACGGCGGCAAGCAAATGCGGTATCCCATTATACTGATTCATTTCCACCATCTTCGGATCAATCAGCAAAAATTTGACATCATCGGGGGTGGCATGATAAAGCAGTGAACAAATCAGGCTCTTAATAAACACGCTTTTTCCCGCCCCTGTCGCTCCCGCCACAAGCAGATGGGGAAGCTTATCCAGCTCAGCGGTGATTGGACTGTTTGCGATATCTTTGCCTATGGCAACTCTCAATTTTGATCCGGTTTCTACAAATTCAGGCGAAGAAAGAACTTCATAAAAGCTGACCGGTCTGGGATAAACATTAGGGATCTCTATCCCGATAGCGGCCTTGCCGGGAATTGGCGCTTCGATCCTCACATCTTTTGAAGCCATGGCTAAAGCAATATCATCGGCCAGATTTACAATTTTACTGATTTTCACACCCGGTGCAGGATGCAGCTCATATCTTGTTATGATTGGTCCAACTGTAACATTAATCACTTTTGCGCTTACTCCAAAACTCTCAAGCACCTCTTCCAAAATATGATCTTTCCGGGGTTCCTCCTGGACCTCTATATTTTTTTTCTCCAGTAGACTGTCATCAGGCAGTCGCCAAACCCCTGATTTTTGCTCAGCCGTATTGGTCTTATTGCTGATCTTTTGCTCATCCTGCCTCTCGTCAACAATCTTCTTTTCTATCCGTTCGCTCATCTGAAAACCGAAGTTTTCCAGGCTCTGATGATTGATGGCAGGCTTTTCTTCGCTTTGCTGATCAAAAGAGTTGTTTTGCTGACTCAAATGAATATTGATGTTTCTATCGGGACTAATCTCCGGTAACGGGGTCTTGGGAACAACATATAAGCTGCCGGCTTCCTCTTTAGCTTTCGGATGATGACTTAAAAAGTAGCCCCGGAAACCCTGTAAACGAATTGGCCTGGAAGGCAATACGATACTTTTTTTCCCTTGACCGAAATAAGTCGAAAAATCACTGCCCAGCTTTTCATCATTTCCTTCAGTCCTTCGTTCATCCAGCTCTTTAATCGATAAGCGGTCGGCAAAGTACAGAGTAAAATTATCTTCTTTCTCACTTGGTTGAGTCCTGAAAATAATATTATCAAGCTCATTTCTATTTTTATTTTTTCCTTTTTTGGAATATCTGGCCTGTTTTTTAACTTTATTGGTTTTCTTTCTTTTTGTTGGCGGGGAAAGATCTTCATTATCCGGGAGTTCTTTGTCGGTTCCGGCTATTCCCCCGGCATACAGCCAGCTGATCGTTCCGAACAAAGCAAATAAAATAGGGATGGACATTGAATAAATCCCCAATATGTTATAAAAAAAATCATACACATTTTGAGCAAAATCAGTGATTTTCCAGTAGCCAAACAAAAACACTCCCACTACTGCAAAATAAACGAAAGCCAGACATTTCAAAAATATTTTTCCTATGCTTGCCATCTATTGCCTCCATCTTCGGTCAAATCATTCATCCTCTATTTAGTTTATGTCCAAATATCGTTTCAGTTTTGATACACAATCAAAGGGCACCTCTATTTCACCGATAGCCACAGGACTAAAAAACCCGTGATAATCACTGCCTCCGGTCGCCAGAAGCGCTTTCCCCTTTGAGATTTGTTCATAATGCCCGATGATCCCCTTTTTATTTTCCCAATAGCCATAATATACTTCTAAACCTATTTTACGATAGGTCAGGAGCTCATTCACCATGCTTGGCTGTTTGATCAGCCCGGGGTGGGCCAAAACGGGCAGTCCTCCTGTCGCAAAGATAAAATCCACCGCTTGTTCAAATGGATTCCCCTCATAAGGGACATACGCAATGCCTCCCGGACGAAACCAAGAAGCAACTTCATTCCAGTCTATTTTTTGCTGAGGCAGTTTTTCCCGGATCTTTTTTTCAAGTGCCAGCAAAATATGCGTCTTACAGACCACCCCGCGATAACT harbors:
- a CDS encoding PHP domain-containing protein, with translation MEKQFKADLHIHTKESDGLLSVEEAFQTAAQAGLSTIAFVDHETTVGVEKSFKLAEVYQINLIPGVEIETDYKNQEIHLLAYYKSVDNDQLQTKLEQIRRNRISLTERMVRRLIEYGVKISWEEVELQASYRGVVCKTHILLALEKKIREKLPQQKIDWNEVASWFRPGGIAYVPYEGNPFEQAVDFIFATGGLPVLAHPGLIKQPSMVNELLTYRKIGLEVYYGYWENKKGIIGHYEQISKGKALLATGGSDYHGFFSPVAIGEIEVPFDCVSKLKRYLDIN
- a CDS encoding DNA translocase FtsK; translated protein: MASIGKIFLKCLAFVYFAVVGVFLFGYWKITDFAQNVYDFFYNILGIYSMSIPILFALFGTISWLYAGGIAGTDKELPDNEDLSPPTKRKKTNKVKKQARYSKKGKNKNRNELDNIIFRTQPSEKEDNFTLYFADRLSIKELDERRTEGNDEKLGSDFSTYFGQGKKSIVLPSRPIRLQGFRGYFLSHHPKAKEEAGSLYVVPKTPLPEISPDRNINIHLSQQNNSFDQQSEEKPAINHQSLENFGFQMSERIEKKIVDERQDEQKISNKTNTAEQKSGVWRLPDDSLLEKKNIEVQEEPRKDHILEEVLESFGVSAKVINVTVGPIITRYELHPAPGVKISKIVNLADDIALAMASKDVRIEAPIPGKAAIGIEIPNVYPRPVSFYEVLSSPEFVETGSKLRVAIGKDIANSPITAELDKLPHLLVAGATGAGKSVFIKSLICSLLYHATPDDVKFLLIDPKMVEMNQYNGIPHLLAAVVTDPKKATAALKHIVSEMENRYELFAANGVRDIDSYNKAQENREKSLPYIVVIIDELADLMMVAANDIEQSICRLAQMARAAGIHLVIATQRPSVNVITGVIKANVPSRISFAVSSQIDSRTILDGSGAEKLLGRGDMLFNPLGLNKPVRVLGCFIDDHEEKNLISHWKAQGNPVYAIQEDALVLEQANEMANEEYDDKFTDAAQIVIATGIASVSFLQRKLKVGYSRAARLMDMLEEGGIVGGYDGNKPRQILMNMEQFQNAFLD